Proteins encoded by one window of uncultured Draconibacterium sp.:
- a CDS encoding nitrogenase component 1 — translation MFELNSVLKAKENYKATQNACKLCSPLGASVAYKGFKGCVPLIHGSQGCATYIRRYLISHYKEPIDIASSNFTEDATIFGGDENFKLAVLNIINQYKPEIIGIASTCLSETIGDDVSLFLHHFLEKHPEIDTDFVIASTPSYQGTHIDGFHEAVSGVVKHYAKKGLSQEHVNLFPGFVSTEDLRLLKEIMADFSLEDIMMPDYSESLDNPVWDTYHRIPEGGTSKEDVVKSGSAQASIEFGTILNRGKLSGRVKSKQLSRTGAQFLKNEMDVPLINMPMPIGITQTDAFLEELKNLSGNDIPEKYTKQRGRLVDAYVDAHKYTFGKKAVVYGEEDFVVAMAAFLDEIGIELALVATGGESGMLEAEIKKYCPENKDKVVVREGYDFESIREWSLENKPDILIGHSKGYYIARELNIPIVRVGFPVHDRVGGQRIKHLGYSGTQELFDKVVNALIEHKQSNSPVGYKYM, via the coding sequence TCAGTACTAAAAGCAAAAGAAAATTACAAGGCAACACAAAATGCCTGTAAACTTTGTTCGCCACTGGGAGCCAGCGTTGCCTACAAAGGTTTTAAAGGCTGTGTTCCGCTAATTCACGGCTCGCAGGGTTGCGCCACTTATATTCGCCGCTACCTTATTTCACACTACAAAGAGCCCATCGACATTGCCTCGTCGAACTTTACAGAAGATGCAACCATTTTTGGTGGCGATGAAAACTTTAAACTGGCAGTCCTTAATATTATCAATCAATATAAACCGGAAATTATAGGTATCGCTTCAACCTGTTTGAGCGAAACCATTGGCGACGATGTTAGCCTTTTTCTGCACCATTTTCTGGAGAAACATCCTGAAATCGACACCGATTTTGTAATAGCTTCAACACCTAGTTACCAGGGAACGCACATCGACGGGTTTCACGAAGCCGTTTCCGGCGTAGTAAAACATTACGCAAAAAAAGGTCTTTCACAAGAGCATGTAAATCTCTTCCCCGGTTTTGTTTCAACCGAAGATTTGCGCTTGCTGAAAGAAATTATGGCCGACTTTTCGTTGGAAGACATTATGATGCCCGATTATTCTGAAAGCCTTGATAACCCCGTTTGGGATACTTATCACCGTATTCCCGAAGGCGGAACTTCAAAAGAGGATGTTGTAAAAAGTGGTTCTGCCCAAGCCAGTATCGAATTCGGTACTATTCTAAATAGAGGGAAATTATCTGGTCGCGTAAAAAGCAAACAATTGTCGCGCACCGGGGCACAATTCCTGAAAAACGAAATGGACGTGCCATTAATAAATATGCCAATGCCAATTGGTATTACGCAAACCGATGCCTTTTTAGAGGAGCTGAAAAATCTTTCGGGCAACGATATTCCTGAAAAATATACCAAACAACGTGGTCGCCTGGTAGACGCTTATGTTGATGCACATAAATACACATTCGGCAAAAAAGCAGTGGTTTATGGCGAAGAGGATTTTGTAGTTGCCATGGCAGCTTTCCTCGATGAAATTGGAATTGAGCTGGCGCTCGTTGCCACAGGCGGCGAAAGCGGCATGCTGGAAGCAGAGATAAAAAAATATTGTCCTGAAAATAAAGATAAAGTGGTGGTTCGCGAAGGATACGATTTTGAAAGTATCCGCGAGTGGAGCCTTGAAAATAAGCCTGATATTCTGATCGGACACAGCAAAGGCTACTATATCGCCCGCGAGCTTAATATCCCGATCGTTCGCGTAGGTTTCCCGGTTCACGACCGTGTGGGCGGACAACGCATAAAACATCTTGGTTATTCAGGTACGCAGGAACTATTCGATAAAGTAGTGAATGCACTAATTGAACACAAACAAAGTAATTCGCCGGTAGGCTATAAATATATGTAA
- a CDS encoding radical SAM protein has product MIDIKTHPCFNKHAKGKYARVHLPVAPQCNIHCNYCKRDYDCVNESRPGVTSEVLSPEQALAYTIRLKEKMPHLSVVGIAGPGDPFANPIQTMTTLRLIRKEFPEMILCLSSNGLNVLPYVDELKELEVSHVTITLNGTETKTLSQLYKWVRFEKRGYFGEQAAEILLRNQMEAIRALKRAGITVKINSIVVPGINDNVIIDIAKKMKEMEVDIMNTIPLYPVEGTPFEDFEEPSPKRMKELQNGIKEYLPPMTHCARCRADAVGLLGQDDAEAKQILSEVSNLSVNVDKTKPYVAVASHEGLLVNQHLGEATQLYIFRETPNGYRLVEQRSTPKPGAGNSRWAVLADVIDDCRALLVGGIGPSPSSIIGRAGIKIVEMTGLIDEGLDAVYKGKELRTLKKTDVFKCGSECSGKGTGCG; this is encoded by the coding sequence ATGATTGACATTAAAACACATCCCTGTTTCAATAAGCATGCAAAAGGCAAATATGCCCGCGTGCATCTCCCGGTGGCACCGCAATGTAATATTCATTGTAATTATTGTAAGCGCGATTACGATTGCGTAAACGAAAGCCGCCCTGGTGTTACCAGCGAAGTACTATCACCTGAGCAGGCATTGGCCTACACCATCAGGTTAAAAGAAAAAATGCCGCATTTGTCGGTTGTGGGTATTGCCGGCCCCGGCGATCCGTTCGCCAATCCAATTCAAACGATGACAACGCTTCGGTTGATTCGTAAAGAATTTCCGGAAATGATCCTTTGTCTTTCGTCAAACGGGCTGAATGTATTGCCGTATGTTGATGAATTGAAGGAGTTGGAAGTAAGCCACGTTACCATTACGTTGAATGGAACAGAGACAAAAACATTGTCGCAACTTTATAAATGGGTGCGTTTCGAGAAACGCGGATATTTTGGAGAACAGGCAGCTGAAATTCTGCTCAGAAACCAAATGGAAGCAATTCGTGCGTTAAAACGTGCAGGTATTACCGTTAAAATTAACTCAATTGTAGTGCCTGGAATCAATGATAATGTGATCATTGATATTGCCAAAAAGATGAAAGAGATGGAAGTGGATATTATGAATACCATTCCGCTCTACCCGGTTGAAGGAACTCCTTTCGAGGATTTTGAAGAACCTTCTCCAAAACGCATGAAAGAATTACAAAACGGTATAAAAGAATATTTACCACCGATGACACACTGTGCACGTTGCCGTGCAGATGCTGTTGGTTTGCTGGGACAAGACGATGCAGAAGCAAAACAAATTTTGTCGGAAGTTTCGAACCTGTCGGTGAATGTTGACAAAACAAAACCATATGTGGCAGTTGCCAGTCACGAGGGACTGTTGGTAAACCAGCACCTGGGAGAGGCAACACAACTCTATATTTTCAGAGAAACGCCAAATGGCTACCGTTTGGTGGAGCAACGTTCAACGCCAAAACCGGGAGCAGGAAATAGTCGTTGGGCAGTACTGGCTGATGTAATTGATGATTGTAGGGCCTTGCTGGTTGGCGGAATCGGACCATCACCATCGTCGATTATTGGCCGTGCAGGAATCAAGATCGTTGAAATGACCGGTTTGATTGATGAGGGATTGGATGCCGTTTACAAAGGCAAAGAACTCCGGACACTGAAAAAAACCGATGTTTTCAAATGCGGATCAGAATGTTCGGGAAAAGGAACCGGTTGCGGTTAA